A single window of Chitinophaga sp. XS-30 DNA harbors:
- a CDS encoding GMC oxidoreductase encodes MNLNIKAQDQNTYDAIVIGSGVSGGWAAKELTEKGLKVLMLDRGKNLEHGKYETATMDPWEFKHRGKITQEQRKTHDKLSRDYPYSEHNEKYWINDSQSPYKEDKRFDWYRPDIVGGKSIMWGRQSYRLSDIDFTANAKDGIAVDWPIRYADIAPWYDYVEKFAGISGQNEGLPQLPDGQFMPPMDMNCVEKDVKSRIESAFKGRKMTIGRVANITQDLPGRTKCQFRNLCSRGCPFGAYFSTQSSTLPAAVATGNLTLRPDSIVNSLIYDEEKGKATGVRVIDKHTKQTVEYFAKIIFVNGSTLGSTFVLLNSVSKRFPNGFGNDSGVLGKYLMDHHFRTGASGIAEGYDDKYIYGRRANGIYVPRYRNIGSDKRDYLRGFGYQGGASRGGWGRGVAEMGVGKDFKEMLTEPGQWSMGLGGFGECLPYEDNYVTLDDSVKDAWGQPVLRFNAEFKENEAKMRKDMASDAAEMLEAAGIKNVRTYDNGSWPGMAIHEMGTARMGRDPKTSVLNAFNQVHAAKNVFVTDGSAMTSASCVNPSLTYMALTARAADHAVKELKKGNL; translated from the coding sequence ATGAACCTTAATATAAAAGCACAGGACCAGAACACCTATGACGCCATCGTCATCGGCTCCGGCGTAAGCGGCGGCTGGGCAGCAAAGGAACTTACGGAAAAAGGATTGAAAGTGTTGATGCTGGACCGTGGCAAGAACCTCGAGCACGGTAAATATGAAACCGCCACCATGGACCCCTGGGAATTCAAACACCGCGGCAAGATCACCCAGGAACAACGCAAGACGCACGACAAGCTGAGCCGTGACTATCCCTACAGCGAACACAACGAAAAATACTGGATCAACGACAGCCAGAGCCCGTATAAAGAAGACAAACGTTTCGACTGGTACCGTCCGGATATTGTTGGCGGAAAATCCATTATGTGGGGGCGCCAGAGTTATCGCCTTTCGGATATTGATTTCACTGCCAATGCAAAGGACGGGATCGCGGTAGACTGGCCTATCCGTTACGCGGACATTGCACCGTGGTATGATTATGTGGAAAAATTTGCCGGGATCAGCGGTCAGAATGAAGGTCTTCCGCAATTGCCTGACGGCCAGTTCATGCCACCCATGGATATGAACTGTGTGGAAAAGGATGTAAAGTCCCGCATAGAATCTGCCTTTAAAGGAAGGAAAATGACGATAGGCCGCGTGGCCAACATCACGCAGGATCTGCCCGGCCGTACCAAATGCCAGTTCAGGAACCTCTGCAGCAGGGGCTGCCCCTTCGGCGCCTATTTCAGTACGCAGTCATCCACGCTGCCTGCGGCCGTGGCAACCGGCAACCTCACCCTCCGCCCTGATTCCATCGTGAATTCCCTGATCTACGATGAGGAAAAAGGCAAGGCCACCGGTGTACGGGTGATCGACAAGCATACAAAGCAAACAGTAGAGTATTTCGCAAAGATCATCTTTGTGAACGGTTCCACACTTGGCTCAACCTTCGTGCTGCTCAATTCCGTATCCAAACGTTTCCCCAACGGGTTCGGCAACGATAGCGGGGTATTGGGAAAATACCTGATGGATCACCATTTCCGTACCGGCGCTTCCGGCATCGCGGAAGGGTATGACGATAAATATATTTATGGCCGCCGTGCGAATGGCATCTATGTGCCGAGATACCGCAACATCGGCTCCGATAAACGGGACTATCTCCGTGGTTTCGGTTACCAGGGCGGCGCCAGCCGTGGCGGATGGGGCAGAGGTGTGGCCGAAATGGGTGTAGGGAAAGACTTCAAGGAGATGCTGACAGAGCCCGGGCAGTGGAGCATGGGCCTTGGCGGCTTCGGAGAATGCCTGCCCTATGAAGATAACTACGTTACCCTTGATGATTCCGTAAAAGATGCCTGGGGGCAGCCCGTGCTGCGTTTCAATGCAGAGTTCAAGGAGAATGAAGCGAAAATGCGGAAGGATATGGCCAGCGATGCAGCCGAAATGCTGGAAGCTGCCGGGATAAAGAATGTGAGAACCTATGATAACGGCTCCTGGCCCGGTATGGCCATTCACGAAATGGGCACCGCCAGAATGGGCCGCGATCCCAAAACCTCCGTGCTCAACGCATTCAACCAGGTACACGCCGCGAAGAACGTTTTCGTTACAGATGGTTCTGCCATGACGTCCGCTTCCTGCGTAAACCCCTCGCTCACTTATATGGCATTAACGGCAAGGGCGGCTGATCATGCTGTTAAAGAACTGAAGAAAGGCAATCTCTGA
- a CDS encoding gluconate 2-dehydrogenase subunit 3 family protein, with translation MNRRDAIRNVAILMGTALSASTLAALEGCTSGTKNYTLQTPETKALLAEIAETIIPETSTPGAKAAKVDEFILVMVNDCYDEKAQQVFVDGLNKVNEESGKMFSGKSYLDITPEQRTELLTAIDKERIAYNKRENKQKDDPAHYFQYMKELTLLGYFTSEPGATQALRYVAVPGRFDGCVPYKKGDRAWA, from the coding sequence ATGAATAGAAGAGATGCCATCAGGAATGTCGCTATCCTTATGGGAACAGCGCTTTCCGCTTCCACGTTAGCCGCACTCGAAGGCTGTACCTCCGGTACTAAGAATTACACATTACAAACACCTGAAACAAAAGCTTTGCTGGCGGAGATCGCTGAAACGATCATCCCGGAAACTTCCACTCCCGGCGCCAAAGCAGCCAAAGTAGATGAATTCATCCTGGTTATGGTGAATGATTGCTATGACGAAAAGGCGCAGCAGGTATTTGTAGACGGGTTGAATAAGGTCAATGAAGAAAGCGGGAAGATGTTCTCCGGTAAAAGCTACCTTGATATCACCCCGGAGCAGCGTACAGAACTGCTAACGGCGATAGATAAGGAAAGGATCGCCTACAACAAGCGGGAGAACAAACAGAAAGATGATCCGGCTCATTACTTCCAGTACATGAAGGAACTGACATTGCTCGGATACTTTACCTCCGAACCCGGCGCCACGCAGGCGCTCCGCTATGTGGCCGTTCCCGGCAGATTCGACGGTTGCGTCCCCTACAAAAAAGGCGATCGTGCCTGGGCGTAA
- a CDS encoding murein L,D-transpeptidase family protein has product MKRIIFGILLLAGTVTAQAQQSFLENQKMFPRVGEAFREKEESIKQEFAKKGIAYPAKQMYIRSFKLDSELEIWVRNNVTDTFTLLKTYRVCSLSGKMGPKRKEGDRQVPEGFYYINDFNPNSSFHLSLGINYPNYSDKILSDQKKPGGDIYIHGSCLTIGCIPLTDDFIEEVYILAVNAKNNGQDFIPVHVFPVRFGNTRSLDYLGSVSLTDNEAQKFWVNLKEAYDYFEKTRKLPVVMVNSQGKYVYTGPGNEAGRAMAQANPANTPGAGK; this is encoded by the coding sequence ATGAAGCGTATCATATTTGGTATTTTACTGCTGGCCGGCACTGTTACCGCTCAGGCCCAGCAATCCTTCCTGGAGAATCAGAAGATGTTCCCCAGAGTGGGAGAGGCATTCCGTGAAAAAGAGGAATCGATCAAACAGGAGTTTGCGAAGAAAGGGATCGCATACCCCGCCAAACAAATGTACATCCGCTCCTTCAAGCTGGATAGCGAACTGGAAATATGGGTAAGGAACAACGTTACCGATACGTTCACCCTGCTCAAAACCTACCGTGTCTGCTCTCTATCCGGCAAAATGGGGCCCAAGCGTAAAGAAGGGGACAGGCAGGTGCCGGAGGGGTTCTATTACATCAATGACTTCAATCCCAACAGCAGTTTTCATTTGTCCCTGGGGATCAACTACCCTAATTATTCAGACAAAATACTCAGCGATCAGAAAAAGCCGGGCGGAGATATCTATATTCACGGCAGTTGCCTGACGATCGGTTGCATACCACTGACCGATGATTTTATCGAGGAGGTATATATTCTGGCCGTAAACGCCAAGAACAACGGCCAGGATTTCATTCCGGTGCATGTATTCCCGGTACGTTTCGGCAATACCCGCTCGCTCGACTACCTGGGCAGCGTGTCCCTGACAGACAATGAAGCCCAGAAGTTCTGGGTAAACCTGAAAGAAGCATACGATTACTTCGAGAAAACACGTAAACTTCCTGTAGTTATGGTGAACAGCCAGGGGAAATACGTGTACACCGGTCCTGGCAATGAGGCAGGGCGGGCAATGGCGCAGGCCAATCCTGCAAACACCCCGGGCGCCGGAAAATAG
- a CDS encoding ORF6N domain-containing protein, with protein MPGKKAAPAAPVHPEKGKRSKPVTPEEKIIRKIVLLRNEKVLLDVDLAELYGIETRVLKQAVRRNAGRFPEDFMFELRADEVDQLVSQNVIPDKKRFGGAFPFAFTETGIAMLSSVLKSEKAIEMNIYIMRTFVALRKMALSYDEVMNTLRSMRLQYDKQFDEIFHALELLMRPQDPPRTMIGFLKP; from the coding sequence ATGCCAGGTAAAAAAGCAGCGCCGGCAGCACCGGTGCATCCGGAAAAAGGGAAACGGAGCAAACCCGTAACGCCGGAAGAAAAGATTATCAGGAAAATCGTATTGCTGAGAAACGAAAAAGTACTGCTTGATGTAGACCTTGCAGAGCTTTATGGTATTGAAACCAGAGTTTTGAAGCAAGCTGTACGCCGCAATGCTGGCCGTTTTCCGGAAGATTTTATGTTCGAACTCCGCGCTGATGAAGTGGATCAGCTGGTATCACAAAATGTGATACCAGACAAAAAGCGCTTTGGTGGCGCATTTCCATTTGCTTTCACTGAAACGGGCATTGCCATGTTATCCTCTGTTTTGAAGAGCGAGAAAGCCATTGAAATGAACATTTACATCATGAGAACCTTTGTGGCACTACGAAAGATGGCGCTGAGCTACGATGAGGTAATGAACACTTTGAGGTCGATGCGCCTGCAGTACGACAAACAATTTGACGAGATCTTCCACGCATTGGAGCTACTGATGCGGCCTCAGGACCCTCCGCGTACCATGATAGGATTCCTTAAGCCTTGA
- the hppD gene encoding 4-hydroxyphenylpyruvate dioxygenase, which translates to MNTAEVMPKTAQDQPDFLPLNGTDYVEFYVGNAKQAAHFYKTAFGFQSLAYAGPETGVKDRVSYVLVQNKLRFVLTTPLRPGNEIARHIDEHGDGVKVLAIWVDDARLSFEETVKRGAKPYLEPVTEKDEFGEVVRSGIHTYGDTVHLFIERKNYNGPFLPGYKAWKSDYNPAETGLLYVDHCVGNVGWNEMNTWVDFYATTMGFRNLVSFDDKDISTEYSALMSKVMSNGNGRIKFPINEPAEGKKKSQIEEYLDFYGGPGVQHVAIATNDIVQTVGELQRRGIEFLKVPSSYYETLLDRVGKIDEDIAPLQELGILVDRDDEGYLLQIFTKPLQDRPTVFFEIIQRKGAKSFGKGNFKALFESIEREQALRGNL; encoded by the coding sequence ATGAATACAGCAGAAGTGATGCCGAAGACGGCACAGGACCAACCCGATTTTCTGCCGCTGAATGGCACGGACTACGTTGAATTTTATGTCGGTAATGCGAAGCAGGCCGCACATTTTTACAAAACGGCATTCGGCTTCCAGTCACTGGCTTATGCCGGCCCGGAAACGGGTGTTAAAGACCGCGTGTCGTATGTACTGGTGCAGAACAAGCTCCGTTTTGTGCTGACCACCCCATTGCGCCCGGGTAACGAGATCGCCCGCCATATCGATGAACATGGCGACGGCGTGAAAGTACTGGCCATCTGGGTGGATGATGCGCGTTTGTCTTTTGAAGAGACCGTGAAGCGCGGTGCAAAGCCTTATCTGGAACCGGTAACGGAAAAGGATGAATTCGGGGAAGTGGTGCGCAGCGGGATCCACACTTACGGGGATACTGTGCACCTGTTCATCGAAAGGAAGAACTACAACGGCCCCTTCCTGCCCGGTTACAAGGCCTGGAAGAGCGATTACAATCCGGCGGAGACCGGGCTGTTGTATGTGGACCATTGCGTGGGGAACGTAGGCTGGAATGAAATGAACACCTGGGTGGATTTCTACGCAACGACCATGGGTTTCCGCAATCTCGTTTCGTTCGATGACAAAGACATCTCCACAGAGTACTCCGCTTTGATGAGCAAGGTGATGAGCAATGGCAACGGCCGCATCAAATTCCCGATCAACGAACCGGCGGAAGGAAAGAAAAAGTCGCAGATCGAAGAATACCTTGATTTTTACGGAGGGCCCGGTGTGCAGCACGTAGCGATCGCCACCAATGACATCGTACAAACGGTTGGGGAGCTGCAACGCCGTGGCATTGAGTTCCTGAAGGTGCCTTCATCCTATTACGAGACCCTGCTGGACAGGGTGGGCAAGATAGACGAGGATATTGCACCGCTGCAGGAACTGGGCATACTGGTGGACCGCGATGACGAGGGGTACCTTTTGCAGATCTTCACCAAACCTCTGCAGGACCGCCCTACCGTGTTCTTCGAGATCATCCAGCGTAAAGGCGCCAAGTCATTCGGAAAGGGCAATTTCAAGGCGCTCTTTGAGTCTATCGAACGGGAGCAGGCATTGAGAGGGAATTTATAA
- a CDS encoding aldo/keto reductase, whose translation MEYRQLGQSDLQISAITFGAWAIGGWMWGGAERSDAIAAIRASVDEGVTSIDTAPIYGQGASEEIVGEALQGISRDKVQILTKFGMTWEGNKGALAFKSQDNNGKDIDIHKYAGRDSVIKECEDSLRRLRTDYIDLYQIHWPDVTTPIEETFEAVLRLQEQGKIRAAGVCNYNVELMKQADKVISLASNQVPFSMVERSIEKELVPYCMEANKGILAYSPLQRGILTGKIKADHVFGEGDHRPSTRFYQPDNIARINAFLGLIKPLAEAKNATLAQLVIRWTIDRPGITVALVGARNAGQATQNAEAIKIKLSPEEISFINKHLYALSLV comes from the coding sequence ATGGAATACAGACAACTTGGACAAAGCGATTTACAGATTTCAGCGATCACTTTTGGCGCCTGGGCCATTGGTGGATGGATGTGGGGCGGAGCGGAACGCAGCGACGCCATAGCGGCCATCAGGGCTTCTGTCGATGAAGGCGTGACATCTATTGATACCGCGCCGATCTATGGGCAGGGAGCCAGCGAGGAGATCGTTGGTGAAGCGCTCCAGGGCATCAGCCGGGACAAAGTGCAGATACTGACGAAATTCGGGATGACCTGGGAAGGGAACAAAGGGGCTTTGGCCTTCAAAAGCCAGGACAACAACGGCAAAGACATCGATATCCACAAATACGCCGGCAGGGACAGTGTGATAAAAGAATGCGAAGACTCCCTCCGCCGGCTACGTACGGATTACATTGATCTGTACCAGATCCACTGGCCGGATGTCACTACGCCCATCGAAGAGACATTCGAAGCGGTATTACGCCTGCAGGAGCAGGGGAAGATCCGTGCAGCAGGGGTGTGCAACTACAATGTGGAACTGATGAAGCAGGCAGACAAAGTAATCAGCCTGGCGTCCAACCAGGTGCCTTTCAGCATGGTGGAAAGATCGATTGAAAAGGAACTGGTACCCTACTGTATGGAAGCAAACAAGGGCATTCTGGCGTATAGCCCGCTGCAACGCGGTATCCTTACCGGAAAGATCAAAGCTGATCATGTATTCGGGGAAGGGGACCACCGTCCCTCCACCAGGTTTTACCAGCCGGACAATATCGCCCGTATCAATGCCTTTCTTGGGCTTATCAAACCGCTGGCAGAAGCAAAGAACGCAACGCTGGCGCAACTGGTGATCCGCTGGACCATCGACCGCCCCGGAATCACGGTGGCATTGGTAGGCGCGCGGAACGCAGGCCAGGCCACACAGAACGCAGAGGCCATTAAAATAAAACTGTCCCCGGAGGAGATCAGCTTTATCAACAAACACCTGTATGCGTTAAGCTTAGTATAA
- a CDS encoding homogentisate 1,2-dioxygenase, whose protein sequence is MPHYHTLGQIPHKRHTQFRRPDGKLYSEQLFSTEGFSSNYSLLYHCHPPTEIVKVDEPYSVAPQVAEEKMLKHRSFQGFSIQPESDYLKSRKAILVNSDCHISLAAPARSTTDYFYKNADADEVLFIHEGSGVLRTPYGRLEFGYGDYVVIPRGTIYQLEFSGENNRLFIVESFSPVRFPKRYLSRYGQLLENSPFCERDIRQPQHLETIDQAGDYIILIKKKGVMYPIHYGHHPFDVVGWDGCEYPYALSIHDFEPITGRVHQPPPVHQTFEGNNFVICSFCPRLFDYHPQAVPAPYNHSNIDSDEVLYYVDGDFMSRKHVTRGMITLHPAGIPHGPHPGAVEKSLGAKETKELAVMVDTFHPLQITQAALGIEDEQYVMSWAE, encoded by the coding sequence ATGCCACACTATCATACGCTCGGGCAGATCCCCCATAAACGGCACACGCAGTTCCGCAGGCCGGATGGCAAGCTGTACTCCGAGCAGTTGTTTTCCACGGAAGGTTTTTCATCGAACTATTCATTATTATATCATTGCCACCCGCCCACGGAGATCGTAAAAGTAGACGAGCCTTATAGTGTAGCGCCGCAGGTGGCTGAAGAGAAAATGCTGAAACACCGCAGCTTCCAGGGCTTCAGTATTCAGCCGGAAAGTGATTATCTCAAAAGCCGCAAGGCCATCCTGGTGAACAGCGATTGCCATATTTCACTGGCGGCGCCTGCGCGGAGCACTACAGATTATTTCTACAAGAATGCGGACGCTGATGAAGTACTGTTCATTCATGAAGGCAGTGGAGTACTCCGTACGCCATACGGACGGCTGGAATTCGGCTATGGGGATTATGTGGTGATTCCGCGGGGTACCATTTATCAGCTGGAGTTTTCCGGGGAGAACAACCGGCTTTTTATCGTGGAATCGTTCAGTCCGGTCCGTTTCCCCAAGCGTTACCTCAGCCGGTATGGCCAGCTGCTGGAAAATTCGCCCTTCTGCGAGCGGGATATCCGGCAGCCGCAGCATCTGGAAACAATTGACCAGGCGGGTGACTACATCATACTGATCAAAAAGAAAGGGGTCATGTACCCCATTCACTACGGCCATCATCCCTTTGATGTTGTGGGCTGGGATGGATGTGAATATCCGTATGCCCTGTCCATTCACGATTTTGAGCCGATCACCGGCCGCGTGCATCAGCCCCCGCCGGTACACCAGACCTTCGAGGGCAACAACTTCGTGATCTGCTCTTTCTGCCCGCGCCTTTTTGATTATCATCCGCAGGCTGTACCGGCACCTTATAATCACAGCAACATAGACAGCGATGAAGTGTTATATTATGTGGATGGGGATTTCATGAGCCGCAAGCATGTGACCCGGGGCATGATCACCCTGCATCCCGCGGGTATTCCGCATGGCCCTCATCCGGGAGCCGTGGAAAAAAGTCTTGGCGCAAAGGAAACAAAGGAACTGGCCGTGATGGTAGACACCTTCCACCCGCTGCAGATCACCCAGGCGGCCCTGGGCATCGAAGATGAGCAGTATGTGATGAGCTGGGCCGAATAG